The genomic region AATTGACGCATTAAGTTTAAGATTTGTTTTCTTAATTATACCATTTGTAAACATACGGAAACGAATCTAGTGCGCACTTAAGAGGAAGAGTGCTAGCAAAGTTGCTTATACCTGCAGCTAAAGCTACTATAGCCAATGCTAGAAAAAAATCGGCAATATTGTGCTGCAGCAGGGGGTCGAAGTGAACATAGAAAGAATTCAAATAGAAGGCGGTTTTTTAAATGGGGTTGATTTGACCTTATCGGCTGGGTTGAATGTTCTAATCGGCGCTCGTGGCACAGGCAAAACGTCAATCATTGAATTGATCCGTTACGCTTTAGACGTCAGAAATATGACAAGCGAGTCTAAGAGCCGCTCTTTAGATCATGCTCGCGCAGTACTGGATGGCGGCGAAATCTGTGTAACACTTAATGATCTTATAGAAAATATAAGCGTAAGCAGAAGCGCGGATGAAGATAAATTTAGAGCCTCTTCAACTTTCACCTCACCTATCATATTGTCTCAGACTGAGATTGAGACTGTTGGTTTGAGTGAATCTGGTAGGCTCTCATTAATCGACGGCTTCCTTTCCAACAGAACCTCGATCAGAGGTGCGCTAGCAGAAACCGCGAATAACATACGATCTTTTTACAAAGAACTAGAAGCGCTAGAAAAGGAAATAATTAGCCTAGGCGAAGGTATTGAAGAGTTTCAAATACTTCAAGATAAAATCAGTCAACTAGAACTGGAACAAAAAAAATTCCTAGGCGAGTCAGATGAAATTTCAATCAAACAGCTAAAGTTCGGAGTGGTTTCGTCGAAACTCTCAGAGTTGAGCGTAAAAGATGAGGTTTTGCAAAGATTTAGCACCACCGTTGAAAATTGGTTCCAAAAATTGGAGAGCCAAGTATTCGAAGATTTCGGACCTGAAGAATGGGATGGCTCACCGGAAGATGATCCATTGTCTGAGCTGCGCATTAAATACTCACAGACAATAATGCAATTAGATGATGCTTTAGGTTCATTCATGCAAATGAAAGAGGCAGCTAAAAACAAACTAGATGAAGTGCATAAGTCTAAAATCGAATTAGAAAAAGAGTCGCGTGCAATAAGAGGTGAGCTTGACCATAACACAGCAGGTGCTGGAGCTTTGGCTCGACAAATTACATTGCTGAGAGCCAATGCTGCGCAAATTCAATCTCGACAAAAGCTTATAAACGAAAGAAAGGCTAGGTTAGCAGCCTTAAGAACTCGTCGTGATTCAAAGCTAGAAGAATTGTTAGAGTTGCGAGCAAACCGATCTACTGAACGTAAAAAAATCGTGGAAGACTTAAACGAAGCTCTGACACCTTGGGTTAAAGTAGAACTTGAAGGTTCCGCGCAATTCACTGAGTACACTCGGGCAATTGCGAACGCACTGCGCGGCAGTGGTATGAAATATAATGAACTCGCTTTAAATATTTCAGAAAAAGTAAGCCCCCAAGAGCTTATGGATTTTGTTGAATATTATGATTTTGAAACACTATCCCAGATTACCAGTATCCCGAAAGAACGCTGTGCCAGGCTATTAGGTGTTCTCGCGGAAACGGGCATATCAGATATTGTTACAAGCGAAGTAGAAGATAACATAAAACTAACACTACTTGATGGATTAGACTACAAGGACGTGGCTGCATTATCTGCAGGACAAAGATGCACTGTAATATTGTCAATCGTACTACAACACCGTGAACGCATGCTGATCATTGATCAACCTGAAGATCATCTAGATAACTCGTTCATTGCGAATACAGTAATCAAAGCGCTAGTCAATAGAAAAGGTTATGGACAAGTAATTCTTTCAACGCACAACGCAAACATTCCAGTACTTGGACAAGCTGATTTGATAATAGAAATGACATCAGATGGGCGTAATGGATATGTTCAAATGTGTAAGCCTCTCGACGATCTGGAGGCTGTAGAAGCGATTACAAATGTCATGGAAGGAGGCGCGCAGGCATTTGCTACCCGTGCGCGCTTCTACGCAGGGCACAGTTAAAAATGAATGCTGAAGAAGCCAAAATAGTTTTGATTGCAGGTACTGTTAAAGAACGCCTACAAGCAGCTCGGTACTTTTCCCAAAACCCTACTGAGGTTAGCACTGATTTATTGCGGGATGCGCTCGCGCAAGAAGGAGTTAGCTGGATTAAAAAAGCCCTACTGCTTGCACTTGAGCGGGCTGATGTTTCAGTCATACGACCCGCTAATGTTGATGATTCGGCTGAAGGCGAAGTAAATATTAAGCTCATTCGGTCCATAATGGCGCGAGCTACTGAAGAAGTCACAGGTACTATCCTTCATGAGTTTAGTACGATTATCGGCGAAATCAACATGAAGGCGCAGTCTGAGTTTGAGCATTTCTCAGAGTCTCAGACGTTTAGATTGATGTCGCGCTTAAAAGAAATTCTCAGAGCAGTTAGAGAGTTAAAACAGGCATCTGCTTCGCCAAATTACAGCGCATTTGATTTGGGTGAGCTGATTGATCAGATCGTAGAAGAGAATCCGAAAATCTTCGAAGAGATAAAACTGCTTGACGGAGGGCTGCGACCGTTTTTGGTTACTGCAGATCGAGGCTCTATGTATCTGGCAATCATCAACGGATTGAGAAATGCTAATGAAGCAGTTCTTAGCTATAGCAGAAAGAACCCGCCCGAAGTGTTGCTAACATGGGGTCGTGCGGGAGATGAGGTTTTTTTCGCCATTATTGATTCAGGTTCAGGCTTTAAAGGTAACCCTATTGACGCGATGAAGATTGGAGTTTCGAATAAAGATAGAAATCTCCATACGGGATATGGTCTCGCCACTGCGTCCAGTGCAATGAAAGCTATGGAGGGTGAATTATCACTTTCCAACAGCCTTGAGGGTGGCGCAAAGTTTGAACTTAGATGGTACAAAGATAATGAAACTACTACTAGTTGAAGATAATAAATCGTATGCCGAAACGCTTATAGAGCAGATTTCGAGAATAGAAGAGAATATTGACATTTTTCTAGCCGAAAGCCGTGATAGTGCGCTCTCATTTCTGAATGAGGTCTTTTTTGACCTAGTAATTCTTGATCTCGAAATTCCTACTACCGATGGTTCTTTCGATTTAGAAGTTGAGCATGGGCATCAAGTTTTTTATACCGCAGGTAGTTTAACGCCAGGCACACCGGTCTATATCTTAACCGGGTCCAACCCAGATGCATTTCTTAGAGGGCTCGCTAGGAAAGGTCAAAGTATAGACTTATGGGGTGACGGTACATTGGTGCCAACTGTAGCCTATTATTTAAAAGAGGACGGCAATCAACTAATCGCAGAAATTAGGGATATTGCATCGCGCATAGCTCTCACTGACGCTATTCGCATAAATACCGGTGCCAACGCAATCGATCTTACGCAAGAGCAAAAAAGGGCCATTAAGGTATTTACAAGAGCAAACGGTGGCAGCTTTTGTAAGTTAAAGAAATTAGGCGGTTTATCAGATGCAATAGTACTGAAGATCAGTGTGATGGATCAGGCAGGCCGTGTTAGATGTGAATGTGTCGGTAAATTAGGTCTTGCAAGGCATGTCAAGAAGGAGATCGCTGCATATGAAGCAGAGGTAAAACATCTGCGACTGGGAACCTTTGCGCCGGTAATGAGTTATAATGATCAGGGACTTCGTGGCTTTTCTGCTATTTTTTATGTCTTGGCAGATGAACATACCGATACTTTTTTTCAGTTAGCCTTAACCAACCCTGCAGCAGCCCTTGATGTACTTGGCCGGATACGCACTGCTTTAGCACGCTGGTCAGACACGAGAAATGTCAAACCGGTGAAAATAAAAGACATTCGCAGGCGGATCTTGAGTGATGAAAACTTTCAAAATATCATTACTACTCACTCTCTTGAAATACTTTTAGATTTAGAAGAGAGGACTGTTGAAATCTCAGAAGCTTGCATTCATGGTGATTTACATGGAGGAAACATACTAGTCAATGGTGATAACACTCCGGTGCTTATCGACTTTGGCGACGTGGGTACTGGCTATACTTGCCTTGACCCAATAACCCTTGAGCTTAGTTTAATATTCCATCCTGATGCCAGAGCGAACGGATTAGCTACCCTGCTTGAATCATCAGGTGAAAGTTGGCTTGACCTAAATATCTACGCAAAGGATTCACCACTTTATCAAGTGGTTAAGTATTGCAGGGAATGGGCCTATGACGTCGCCCCTCATGATGAATCAGTTTTGAGCATGGCGTATTTATTTGTCTTGAAGCAGTTCAAATATGACACTGTTCCACCCGAAGTGCTTAATAAGATCCTAAAAGG from Pseudomonas synxantha harbors:
- a CDS encoding phosphotransferase; translation: MKLLLVEDNKSYAETLIEQISRIEENIDIFLAESRDSALSFLNEVFFDLVILDLEIPTTDGSFDLEVEHGHQVFYTAGSLTPGTPVYILTGSNPDAFLRGLARKGQSIDLWGDGTLVPTVAYYLKEDGNQLIAEIRDIASRIALTDAIRINTGANAIDLTQEQKRAIKVFTRANGGSFCKLKKLGGLSDAIVLKISVMDQAGRVRCECVGKLGLARHVKKEIAAYEAEVKHLRLGTFAPVMSYNDQGLRGFSAIFYVLADEHTDTFFQLALTNPAAALDVLGRIRTALARWSDTRNVKPVKIKDIRRRILSDENFQNIITTHSLEILLDLEERTVEISEACIHGDLHGGNILVNGDNTPVLIDFGDVGTGYTCLDPITLELSLIFHPDARANGLATLLESSGESWLDLNIYAKDSPLYQVVKYCREWAYDVAPHDESVLSMAYLFVLKQFKYDTVPPEVLNKILKGIINRLND
- a CDS encoding ATP-binding protein, producing MNAEEAKIVLIAGTVKERLQAARYFSQNPTEVSTDLLRDALAQEGVSWIKKALLLALERADVSVIRPANVDDSAEGEVNIKLIRSIMARATEEVTGTILHEFSTIIGEINMKAQSEFEHFSESQTFRLMSRLKEILRAVRELKQASASPNYSAFDLGELIDQIVEENPKIFEEIKLLDGGLRPFLVTADRGSMYLAIINGLRNANEAVLSYSRKNPPEVLLTWGRAGDEVFFAIIDSGSGFKGNPIDAMKIGVSNKDRNLHTGYGLATASSAMKAMEGELSLSNSLEGGAKFELRWYKDNETTTS